The following coding sequences are from one Manis pentadactyla isolate mManPen7 chromosome 13, mManPen7.hap1, whole genome shotgun sequence window:
- the LOC130680472 gene encoding lysine-specific demethylase 4D-like translates to MEAMMSQANCTQNPSCRIMTFYPTEEEFNDFEKYIIYMESQGAHRAGVAKIIPPKGWEARKTYNDIGDILIPSPLQQDVLGRAGVFTQYSKKKKAMTVGEYRDLANSAKYQAPPHSDVDDLERKFWKTRLYSSPIYGADVNGSLFDANTKQWNLRHLGTIQDLLEQECGLVIEGVNTPYLYFGMWKTTFAWHTEDMDLYSINYVHFGEPKTWYAVPPEHGWRLEHLAKELFPASAHSCGAFMRHKVALMSPTVLRNNRIPFSRVTQQAGEFIVTFPYGYHAGFNHGFNCAEAINFAMPRWIDYGKAASQCSCGEARVSFPIDVFVRTLQPERYVLWKRGQDREAVNHVAPADAGSQELGTWKELWATRRAALGLRDLPPRRSLSPARQVAVGRRGHRRATRLPASRHCVRASDPTSVAQGGDAACRSLEHGSALLTTQGPSDLGLHPTGRRGPGRRPREQGTQELTDQAPAKRRLLLSTALAAQDPDTQALSPDGPSLDNPAPPSPASPHSAQASGCCSVPAP, encoded by the coding sequence ATGGAAGCCATGATGTCTCAGGCTAACTGTACCCAGAACCCAAGTTGTAGAATCATGACCTTCTACCCAACTGaagaagagtttaatgattttgagaaatacattatttatatggaatctcaaggTGCACACCGAGCAGGTGTGGCCAAGATAATCCCCCCCAAGGGCTGGGAAGCCAGGAAGACATACAATGACATCGGTGACATCCTAATCCCCAGTCCCCTCCAGCAGGACGTCTTGGGCAGGGCTGGTGTGTTCACTCAGTACTCCAAGAAGAAGAAGGCCATGACGGTTGGGGAGTATCGTGACCTGGCGAACAGTGCTAAATATCAGGCACCCCCACACTCAGATGTTGACGATTTGGAGCGAAAATTCTGGAAAACCCGGCTCTACAGTTCACCGATCTATGGCGCTGATGTCAACGGCTCCTTATTTGATGCGAACACCAAGCAGTGGAACCTCAGACACCTGGGAACCATTCAGGatctgctggagcaggagtgtGGGCTGGTCATCGAAGGCGTCAACACACCCTACCTGTACTTTGGTATGTGGAAGACCACGTTCGCGTGGCACACTGAGGACATGGACTTGTACAGTATCAACTATGTGCACTTCGGGGAGCCCAAAACGTGGTACGCGGTGCCCCCGGAGCATGGCTGGCGCCTGGAACACCTGGCCAAGGAGCTCTTCCCGGCCAGTGCCCACAGCTGCGGGGCCTTCATGCGGCACAAGGTGGCCCTCATGTCTCCCACTGTCCTCAGGAACAACAGGATCCCCTTCAGTCGCGTCACGCAGCAGGCTGGTGAGTTCATAGTGACATTTCCGTACGGGTACCATGCTGGCTTCAACCACGGCTTCAATTGCGCGGAGGCCATCAACTTCGCCATGCCGCGCTGGATCGACTATGGCAAAGCGGCCTCTCAGTGCAGCTGCGGGGAGGCCAGGGTCAGCTTTCCCATTGATGTCTTCGTGCGCACCCTGCAGCCTGAGCGCTATGTGCTCTGGAAGCGCGGGCAGGACCGGGAGGCAGTGAACCATGTGGCTCCTGCGGACGCGGGCAGCCAAGAGCTGGGCACCTGGAAGGAGTTGTGGGCGACCAGGAGAGCCGCGCTTGGCCTCCGGGACCTGCCACCCCGCCGTTCACTGAGCCCTGCCAGGCAGGTGGCCGTGGGGCGAAGGGGCCACCGCCGTGCCACTAGGCTGCCTGCATCTCGGCACTGCGTGCGGGCGTCTGATCCTACCTCTGTGGCTCAGGGCGGGGATGCCGCTTGTCGGTCCCTGGAGCATGGCTCAGCCCTGCTGACAACCCAGGGCCCATCTGACCTGGGTCTCCACCCAACTGGCAGGCGTGGTCCTGGCCGTCGTCCTCGGGAGCAGGGGACTCAGGAGCTGACTGACCAGGCCCCGGCCAAGAGGCGCCTCTTGCTCAGCACAGCATTAGCAGCTCAGGATCCCGACACTCAGGCCCTTTCTCCAGATGGACCCTCACTGGACAACCCTGCACCACCGAGCCCTGCGTCCCCGCATTCTGCTCAGGCTTCCGGGTGCTGCAGTGTCCCTGCACCCTAA